The sequence tcatatcatctgcaaacaatgacagttttacttcttcttttccaatttggatgccttttatttctttgtcttgccggattgccctggctagcacttccagcacaatgttgaataacagtggtgacagcgggcatccttgtcttgttcctgatcttagagggaaggctttcagtctctcaccattgagtactatgctggctgtgggtttttcatatatgctctttatcatgttgaggaagtttccttcaattcctaccttttgaagtgtttttatcaaaaagggatgttggattttgtcaaatgctttttcagcatctattgagatgatcaattgatttttccctttcgagtttttaatgtgttgtaatacattgattgtttttcttatgttgaaccatccttgcatgcctggaatgaaccccacttggtcatggtgtatgatttttttgatgtgtctttggattcgatttgcaagtattttgttgaggatttttgcatctatattcattagggagattggccggtagttttccttttttgcagcatctttgcctggttttggtattagattgatgttagcttcataaaatgagttaggtagtgttccatttttttcaatgttttgaaagagtttgagtaagattggtgtcagttctttctggaaagtttcgtagaattcccctgtgaagccatctggccctgggcttttatttgggggaagatttttgatgactgattggatctctttgcttgtgatgggttggttgaggtcttctatttcttctctggtcagtctaggttgttcatatgtttccaggaaattgtccatttcttctacattatccagtttgttgccatacagttgttcataatatcctcttataatttttttaatttcttcgggatctgcagttatgtcacctttttcattcattattttgtttatatgggtcttctctctttttgattttgtcagtctagctaggggcttgtcaatcttgttgatcttctcaaagaaccaacttttggtgatatttatcctttctattgtttttttgttctctatgtcatttatttctgctttaatccttgttatttcttttcttgtacttggtttaggattggtttgctgttcattttctagcttcttcagttgatccattagttctttgattttggctctttcttcctttttaatatatgcgtttagtgctataaatttcccccttagcactgcttttgctgcatcccataggttttggtatgttgtgttctcattttcattcgtctctatatatttagcaatttctcttgctatttcttctttaacccactgattgtttaggagtgtgtcgtttaacctccaggtatttgtgaattttctaagtctctgatggttattgacttctaattgtattccattgtggtcagagaacgtgctttgaataatttcaatctttttaaatttattgaggcttgttttatgtcccagcatatgatctattctggagaaagttccgtgagcactagaaaagtatgtgtatcctgttgatttgggatgtaatgtcctgtagatgtctgttaaatctaattcatttatcagattgtttaggttttcaatttccttattggtcttctgtctggttgatctatctataggagagagtgatgtgttgaagtctcccacaattattgtggaaacatcaattgcttcctttagttttgccaatgtttctctcatgtattttgtggcaccttgattgggtgcatagacatttacgattgttatttcttcttgctgaattgccccttttattagtatgtagtggccttctttgtctctcaaaacatccctgcatttgaagtctattttatctgagattaatattgctacacctgctttcttttggctgtagcttgcatgaaatatttttttccatcctttcactttcagtttctttgtgtccctgtgtctaagatgagtctcttgtatgcaacatattgatggttcattttttttgatccattctgcgaatctatatcttttaattggggagtttaatccatttacattcaacgttaaaaccgtgaaggcatttcttgaatcggccatcttatcctttggattatgtttgccatatttttccctctctctattaatatcctttattgtacccataccgaatctctttagtactgaacctttctccaagtctctctgtcctgtctttgtttctctgtctgtagggctccctttagtatctccagtagggcaggtctcttgttagcaaattctctcagcatttctttgtctgtgaaaaatttaagctctccctcaaatttgaaggagagctttgctggatagagtattcttggctggaaattcctctcactcagaattttaaatatatcatgccactgccttctcgcctccatggtggctgctgagtagtcactacttagtcttatgctgtttcctttgtatgtggtgaattgcttttctcttgctgctttcagaacttgctccttctcttctatgtttgacagtgtgatcagtatatgtctcggagtgggtttttttggatttattctatttggagttcgctgagcatttatgatttgtgtatttatgttgtttagaagatttgggaagttttccccaacaatttctttgaatactcttcctagacctttacccttttcttccccttctgggacaccaatgagtcttatattcggacgtttcatattatctatcatatccctgaggtccatttcgagtttttcaatttttttccccattctttcttttatgttttcattttccattctgtcatcttccaggtcactgattcgttgttcaacttcctctagtcttgtactatgagtgtccagaatctttttaatttggtcaacagtttctttaatttccataagatcatccatttttttatttagttttgcaatgtcttctttatgctcttctagggtcttcttgatttccttcatatcccgtactagggtctcattgttcatctttagttctttgagtagctgctctaggtgtgtctcttctggtcttttgatttgggtgcttgggcttgggttatccatatcgtctggttttttcatatgctttataattttctgttgtttttggcctcgtggcatttgctgaccttgatagggttcttttagggtttgtagaccagttgaagtccttatctctaatttatcagatctacagcttcgtggagtacactttctctaactaaccagcaggtggcgtccacgagccacctgttctccacaagccagatctcccctgcttagcctttttggtgagtgggggagtgagtcttgtggggcccaattggtgtcccaagcttgcgtgtgtagttggtgttgcctgccctgtatgtggggcgtgtttctgggcagtcggggagggggggtggccctaacaatcaaatctccctgatgatcctagagttttaaagctgctgcaatagtctaatccttcagttcagtcctgccacagtttgtctctgccactgacccacaagtctttggtattggcgtatggctcctgagacttgcaagtgggcccctcttccaggctgtgcaccccgggtcctctgttgagggatgactgtgctatgtcacaggtgagtgccgtccccccagggcagttctgggctgctgggctgtgttgggaggctcccagtctgctcaaatgatggctgaatggggctctgttaattcacactgctcccccttcccagctctgggacattcagctgaggttgcagggagggctaatgtccacgcccagttttgtggtgtgtgcctgttatttgaagcacttccgtcacactgggttgtctggggcagctctgggctatggggctggcgatgggcaggagtgtttcctgtccaccaggatggtggctgtgagcggacaccccccttttcttgggaagttgtgttgtttagtgaattttctccgccactggattattgccttttgtctcagagctctcttagttctgctcttgacttgacgtgcccaaatttcaattctttgaagctttctgtattgagcttcttagagtaattgttttagaaaaagcaaaaaggatttaaaaaaaaaaaaaaaaaaaaaacggtcctcctcagagatttaatgggttattgaaatgctaatagacaaagcaaccagggccattaaggaaaggtgcccacggcagagagatcagccttgcttcgggatttgcatatgcgcctcaaggcctgatctccgcccttcccctttctgtgttcaccagaactccaaaaatcctctgcttttattttggagtttttcgtgttgtttttgttctatgcctgtctcctctctgctgggctggctgctctcagagtctctggtgtctggcctcagtctatctatggttggagtttgaatcagtagaatgagtttccggtaagagcagccactgcaattctcccttctccttcctggagctgacagcccctcctcccccgggactgagcctggcagggaggggcgcgggtcccctggccgcaaaaacttacagatttcgctgatctcagcagttccacgttttcatgagtgttgtatgaagtatgcccaaagacagattgctctgtggtgtccagtccacgcagttcctggctttttacctactttcctggaggagtaactaaaacatacagctcaccagtctgccatcttgccccctcacTCCCACATGCTTTTTAATTGGGATAAAGTTAAGAAGCATTTATTTGGACATTATGATATTCTTACActagacattttaaaattgcaagaaacTGTGGATGATATACAAAATGCAAATTTCAATATCCTTTCAGAATCAGAAACTATGCAAGGCATTGCTAATGGCCTTGAACAGTTGAATCCTATTGTATGGGTTAAATCTTTAGGTGGTGGGTTCTAGGGAAGTCTATTTGTAATTTTACTAATTCTAGTAtgtctttgtttagtcctcagatgcacaagaaaaaccctctcagacctaaagcagaaagaaactgCTTGGTCCATCTTGTCAGCATTGAAGAggcaaaaagggggacatgtgggaaactgagtcttccatgtggCTTAAgccatatctggggtggtggcttggaacacTAAGCCACATGCCTGCATGGAATGCTGTGCAGGCACAccttgtaaagatatgtgtcttggaACATGACGACAATGTTTGCTACTGTCCTGTACCTAGATTGCTCCTTCTGGTACGCGACAAGATGTAAACACTGGCAATGCAAAAGGAAACAACTCACTCAGTTTTCTTCttcatacaaaaataaaaagggggatatgtgggaaaaCAGCCTGAGCTGGGAATGTGTCCTTGACTTCCCTGGCACCCGCATTGTTGATacaagaagcatgcaagtcttggatggtctgtccttgacttccctgttttgctaacttccctatcttgctttctccagcctgttagtaactcccctattttctgtgagaaagtgaagctaataaatatgctgtGGAGCAAACAGAGGGGCTCTTTGCCTAcaaggctctgagtcccctgctcccataactttatattttgtgtccgtGTTTCATTCCTTCACTGCCCTGacaacaatacacacacacacacacacacacacacacacacacttgtagaAAATCAATAAACTCAATTGTGGTTATCTGGTTATCTGTGGGAATGGCCACTGGGCATGAAGAGGGGAATCTTTTACCTTTCATTTTTTACCCTTCTGcattacattaattttaaaatgaagacacTATTTCTTATTCATGCCAAGTTTGCTTATCTTTGGATGTGGAATTGTTTCAAGTTATCATTATATTTTTCCAGATATTTTGCAAATTCTCTACAATGAACACAAtttacaagcagaagaaaatgCAATATAGTGAAGTGGTGACTTTCAGTGAAGCACAATGCAAAACAATATGCTTAATCACCCTAGTTTACATAATTGAAGAGTTAAAGATGAGGAAAACACTTGTAAGCATTAACTTTTAGTAACATCACTTTGGGAAATAGCTTCAGtttgatcatattttttctttataaataaatcaCTGTCATGCAGAAATTCAAAACCATAAACAATCTAGAAGACTTGAAGTTAAATGTGTTCCTGAGAAGTTTTAACTCTATGCTAGTTTATTCAAGTAGTATATTCTTGTATAATATAATAGCATTATATTTATCATATAATAAATAAGTTACATTTTATAGCAAAATTATGAAGGCACACCTGGTGCAAATGGACTTAACCCTTCCTAATTCTGAGCAGGGACACAACACACACTTGCATAGGTTCTTCAAGTATATTTTTGCCCAAGCAAATGTTAACTGCAGTGAAGAATTTTGATGATTTTCAGATATTCTCTAATAGCTATATGACAAAAAGACATAAGGACTAAACTAAATAGCAATGAATAAACATGCTTTAGACAATTTGCTGCATTCTACATCTCTTGAAAATAGTAATTCTAAGTGCTAAGTGTCTTAATACTTAAACATTTGTTTTGACCTTTTCAAATAGActcaacaaaaaacacaaaacaaacttTTAAGTAATGAATGATTTTGTCGAAGATATTATACTGCAGCTTATATACTCTATTTCACCAAATAGTATTGTTTTCTAAACTCAGGGAATCAAAGTATTTTCCAGATCTTGAAAACACAGCTTTATCCATCAATCTTTCAGTTTGTGTTCATCCTTTGTTCGAACAGATTTTTTTTGTGAAGGTTGATTCTCATCTCTTATTTGGAAGAGCATGTTAATTAAGTTCAGCAATTACAGTCATAAATGAATATAACTTTTTTTGAGGACTCTACTTTCCTGCACTGTAAAAATCCAGgataactaaaggaaataaagacttaGACTTTGGGAACTTACTCAGTTTGGGTTTGGAGTGTCCCATTTAAAATGTGATCACCTTAGCTTttagagggattttttttaaaacttcactcTGTTCTACCTGACATGAAACCCTTTCAATATCCGAGTGTTCAGCACAGAAGAGATCAAGAAATCAGATTTTAACATTAGCTCTTATCTTCTTCAACACCCTAGTTTTGAAATACTCATTTTGTTCAAAtgaaatgtaaaacttaaaaagttAACGCATGCTcagaactttttgttttttagggtattttttcttcattttttcttccgtTCAATCTTTGtctcttctttttgtttctcaaCACTACCAGTTGCCTCAGAATCCGGATCCTCATTATTCAAAATCTTATCACTTTCACCAAGCTTAGCCTGTAATCTGCAGGCATGACCCCATATTGCCCTAATAAATGTGCAGGTGGCACAGACACATCACCAAGGGAGagtttgtacttttattttcaagAGCATGTAATTCCTTTACAAAATCCGCTTCTATTTTATCACATTGCTCCTGAAGGTTTTTGAGGGCAAGGACACTGGCAGTGCTAGACAGAGCGGCACCTCCAGGGTTCTGGGCACATTTCAGAGGCAGGCAGAATGAGGTATTTGCATCATTTGACTGTTGCCACTTTCTTCACCCAGCTCAAcagctttctgttttgttttgttttgtttttttccctccatttcctcttcagCACCCTCTTGTCCCTTGGTATCTGAGTGGGCCAGTTAAAGGAAAAGAGCAAACTTTTAGGGTGACTACCGTGGACACCCATGCCCAACTGAGGACTTGAAAGAACTCACAAAGGAGAGGTGGCAGCTGCTGCAGTGaagtgggggtggagaggaggaggaggatggttTGGGGTCTGAGAAGAGGACAACAGACTACAGCTTTGAATCACAGCAAAAGCAAACTGCATGCCAGATTGGGGCGGGGTGGAGTGGTGGGCAATAGAAGACTGTGTTAAGCTCCCTTTTTCCTGTCTTGTGTTCTGCTCACTGCCTGTTTCCTTTGTTCCTAGTCAGCTTCTCCTTCTAACGTTATTGGCTGAACAGGTATATAGACAAACACAGAGCCCAATGAATGTCCAAGCCCAAGATATTTTCCAGCCCTACCCACCCTTCTCTAACTGCCAAGGTGTTTAAAGTACATACCCCACACCGCTTGCATTTCTGGAATCCTAACTATAGGAATCCTCAGGACCTGCTTCCCTCCctagatttaaattaaaaattaaaaatagcagtaAGTTGCTTTTCCAATTAGCTTCCCTTTCACCCAGCCAGCTTGAATTCACCTTTTGATTTGAGTCCAGGACTTGTGATTAAAATCTCAGAAAGggacagactgggagaaaatacacCAACCTACAAAAAGAGTATATTTCCTTATAAGGTGCttctgagagatttttttttccttcatttctgctTCTATTTCACAAATATTCCATAGTGAGCATACATTCTCTTAATACTGGAAAATCCAGATGGGAAAAGGGCTAAATATTTGATAAGAGTCAAGATGGAAAAAGGATGTTGCATTCCATGTAGAGGTTTTAAGACTGGCAAGCATAATATATATCCAATTTGGGAACCTAGGAGCAGTGAGCCATGTACACTGGATTTATTATAGTCTTCATATAGGCACTGGCATGCATGTAAATCTGCTGTCATACCCATTCTTAATGGATGCAAACAtctcagaaataaaacaaagccaCTCTCAAAAGTGCAGTGATATTACTTAAAACCAATCGTTTGCTTCTTGATTTTGTGTAAATCATAATCTCAATAGCCAATCATTCATGATTGGATGAATATAATATAGAATGTCTATAGGTTGGACTATTTTTACACTTAAAGACAGGGAGCAGGGAACTATAGTTAAGTGGGTATAAAAGTGAGACACTAAACAATATATGGTGGGATTTTGGAAGACTATTAGGTAATTTTACAATTAGGGACCCAGAAATTCTCAAATCCTGTCTTCCTCCTGTTGCAACTCTTTCCTTTGAGGGAAAGATGGCAAATCTGGAAGGAAAAATGGCAAATATAGAATAAGAATACCGCTTCATTATTTGCTGTGCTTGTGCCTTTGTTCCCAGTGGAAAACTCTCTGGTTATCTGAGTTTAAATGGCCTCCTCCTCACACTAATTTGAAGCCTGTGTCTTAAGATCTAATTATTTGTGGCCAGCTGCATGATTCAGAAGAGACAAGAGCATTATATCACCTGTAAGGAAAAAGTGAACCTTAGTTGTGTGACCTCCTCCCAAGTCAAGGTGGTGGAGGGCCTGAGTTCTTTACCCATCCTGCTCGTGGAAGTGAGACAAACAGCTAATATGGATGGCCTTTCTGGGTGAGGCACTCagtcccctccccttctctcagCTCTGTCCTCTACTCCTCCCATCCCtatttctcccctccccctcctttcctcctccccggctcccttcctctgccctctccctccccttcctctcccttccttccctttcctcctcctctgtcccatTCTTCCTCACTAGCCCCATTCCTTGCCAATTACTTGCATGAGTATCCTCAAATAAAAGGTCTAAGATCTTGGAAACAAATCAGAATATTaataacagtagttaccttttttttaattccctttttctcaatattttccaatttttctaggATAAGcaccacatttttataattagaaaatgcTAATTTTTGTAACTGGACATACTTTATTTGACATTTATTTCAGAttgcaataaaagaacatgaaaaaaagtaTCAAATGACAAAGTGATCATTTTCAGTGAAAGGCAAAGTAGAGTATGTtacaaagaaaatgcattttagtAACTTACAATTACACAGTAAAAGATgaggaaacataaaaaaaatatgcTTATATTGAAACCTCAGTGGTACACAATAACTTCatatggttaaatttatttgtagaCCACGTCATATAAACAAGCTCACAGTCAAAACATGTGATCTTGATGGACATACTTAAATGCATGCTAATGTTTTTAAAGAGTCAAATTTTACAATGCACTGTTCTAGCTAATGTAAGTGCTATATTTCTATAGCAAAATAAGGAAGGCACAGCTAGTATAAGCAGACCTAAACCCTTAATCTTCAgggctgaaaacaaaacaaaacaaaacagttgcATCTGTACTTCAggaactttgatttttctttcaagtAATATTTGTCTGTTAACAATTTTGACCATTTTCACAGCTGCAATCTAATAGGAACATGACAAAAGGACTTCAAAAAATCAAAACTCTTTAGCACCAAACCACTACAACATGCTACATAGAATAAATTGTTACTTAGACACCTGTTTGGACAATTATTAAATAGACTACCATGAATAAGAGAAAACACAAGACTGTAGGGAATGATAATATTCAGGTTACAGGGTaggtttttttcaaaattatataaaaccGTTTCACTTCTACTTGATGTTTTGAGATTCTTGAAAAATCTTTTTGACAACctctttatttttgatatttcctATTTCCATAATCTTTGCCATCTTTGTAGGTACCACTGATTTCTCCTGTGTAGTAATAGATTGATTTCAGGATGACATCTATCATGTAAAATTTAACCAATTGCAAAGTCCTCATCAAGAATACCATCTTCTCTTGGTTCCAGCTTTCCAATCAGAGGAATCGCAGGAGgactaaagaaaatgaagaatgatgAATTGGGAACCACTCTTGGATGGACCTCAATTTCTCCAGTATCAGTCATGTGACTTTGGGTGGTTGTCACAGTAACATCCTTTCCTCTTCTCCAATCTATCTTACAGCCTTTGCAATCTTCAATTTCCCATCTGCAAGAGAAGAAGGGATCGCTGTGATATGGTTTTGACTTTATTATATATATCTTTGTCAGCACCTCATTTCTGAAGTATGGATTggatagaaaagaaaattcaaatgtgTAACTGATAGGCTGCCCAGGTTTGGAGAAATTCAGGCTAACATCAGATAAGAACTTCAGAATGGGCTCATCATACTTCTGACTCCTAGGCCTAAGCTTGTCAGCATTCTTCAAAACAGTCAACCAAAagtcagtgtgccggtttgaatgtattatgtcccccagaaaaagccatattctttgatgcaatcttgtggggcagacataatagtggggattatgtaaccaaacatggaacccagccaccatttcagtacaagccaagattggagatggaattatccagaaaggatttgtggaaagtcctattgtctgatggctttgacccctgtgtgcttcatgtgaaaccaacagaatttttgcgagatctttacagacagagccgctgccagtcgggactggaggagaaaaaggaacaaattgaaggaaaaatttcttcaaacacagagccatggaggttgaggtctggagtcaagaggccttgggctgggagagtggagcagcccacacacatggaaagggtgagtttgccccggaggtcaagagtgggccttccacctcgatgctctggaagagttttgccacctgaggtcccaaagaaggtggaacacattcccagggaattggggagagcctggctgccaccacactgttctgaaggggttgagcatgtgccccggagatggaagggaatccaggtgctgccccaatgtttgaggagggtggagccgagaaggtggtctccccaatgtgtggatatgttggagcactcacccaagtgtttggagaggaaaggactgccacaaaggcccttgggaagggttagactcccactctctcaagccccaaggatgcaacgtcgttctgttaatgactctcagactttgaaatctaacggagtttgtcctgtgggttttaggaactgttttggtcctgttaaccctgttttccttactgtttctccttatggcaatggaaaagtttatcctatgaatgtctctcctttgtatattgggagcacataagttgttctaaattcacagatccacagctaaaggaaaagtatgccttaggactgaccacgcctatatttgattttgatgggatcttgtacttaactattgttactgaaatgatctaagtttctgtggtattgtgggatgaatgtattttgtatttcgaaagaatatgtttttctggggtccagggggtggactgtgccggtttgaatgtattatatcccccagaaaaaagccatattctttgatgcaatcttgtggggcagacataatagtggggattaagttggaacgtttggattaggttttttgcatggagatgcgccccacccaactgtagatgataactgatgggatatttccatggaggcgtggccccacccattcagggtgggccttgatcagtggagccatataaatgagctgactcaaagagaagaaactcagtgcagctgtgagtgacattttgaagaggagcaagcttgctagagaggaacgccctgggagaaagccattttgaaaccagaactttggagcagacgccagccacgtgccttcccagctaacagaggttttccggacgccattggccatcctccagtgaaggtacccgattactgatgtgctaccctggacactttatggccttaagactgtaactgtgtagccaaataaaccccctttttgtaaaagccagtccatctctggtgttttgcattccgcagcattagcaaactagaacagtcaggaATGCCTTTAGGATCTTCTCTCTTAGTCTCTCCCTTATGAGCTCTTTTAAGAGTCACTCTTTCTTTAGGCCTTGCCTCAAGACCTCTTTTAGGAGCCTCTTTTACTGCAGTGCTTGCCTTCACCTCTGTTCCtttaggcttttctttttcttctgcctttgcCTGGAGGACTTCTTTagaatcttctctttcttcaagcTTTGTATTCAGAAAATCTTTAGAATCTGCTTTTTCTTCAGCCTTTGCCTCTGGAATTTCTTTAGGAACATCTTTTTCTTCAGCCTTTACCTCAGGTCTTtcattagggttttctttttcatcctcACCCTCTAAGGCAGGCATTTTACTAGGTGTATCCTCCTCCACCGCTTCATTACTGCTGAACTCCTCATCCCCTGAATTCCATTCACATTCTTTTTCTGTAGGCTCGTATTCTGCATTGATGATTTGAAATCGCCTATCATATAGAGGCTTATTGAGttcagcatattttttttttcaaggtcatGAATTGCCCTTAAGAAGCAGGAGTCTACTTTGTCACATTCATCTTGAATATTTCTTGGCGCCTGCACGCGATTTCTAAATGCCTGCGGCAGCctatcaacaattttttttttttttttttttacctgacaGAGCCCGCTGCTCCCTTCTGGAAGACCCAGGTACCCTCTTCTTCCTAACCGAGCGGCTGcggctactgctgctgctgctgcaactAGTGCTGCGACTGCTGATAGTGCTGCTGCTGTAATATTCTTCCCCGGATTCAGGAGAAGAGCTAGCTATCACCTCTTTAGCAACTCCCGGGGCGGCAGGTTCGGACACCTTTTTAAGACCGGCATCTGCCATGTTGCAAGCCTGCAAACCTCTTAAGGTGGTGA is a genomic window of Choloepus didactylus isolate mChoDid1 chromosome X, mChoDid1.pri, whole genome shotgun sequence containing:
- the NAP1L3 gene encoding LOW QUALITY PROTEIN: nucleosome assembly protein 1-like 3 (The sequence of the model RefSeq protein was modified relative to this genomic sequence to represent the inferred CDS: deleted 4 bases in 3 codons; substituted 1 base at 1 genomic stop codon); the protein is MADAGLKKVSEPAAPGVAKEVIASSSPESGEEYYSSSTISSRSTSCSSSSSSRSRSVRKKRVPGSSRREQRALSGKKKKKKIVDRLPQAFRNRVQAPRNIQDECDKVDSCFLRAIHDLEKKYAELNKPLYDRRFQIINAEYEPTEKECEWNSGDEEFSSNEAVEEDTPSKMPALEGEDEKENPNERPEVKAEEKDVPKEIPEAKAEEKADSKDFLNTKLEEREDSKEVLQAKAEEKEKPKGTEVKASTAVKEAPKRGLEARPKERVTLKRAHKGETKREDPKGIPDFWLTVLKNADKLRPRSQKYDEPILKFLSDVSLNFSKPGQPISYTFEFSFLSNPYFRNEVLTKIYIIKSKPYHSDPFFSCRWEIEDCKGCKIDWRRGKDVTVTTTQSHMTDTGEIEVHPRVVPNSSFFIFFSPPAIPLIGKLEPREDGILDEDFAIGXILHDDVILKSIYYYTGEISGTYKDGKDYGNRKYQK